From Rutidosis leptorrhynchoides isolate AG116_Rl617_1_P2 chromosome 3, CSIRO_AGI_Rlap_v1, whole genome shotgun sequence, a single genomic window includes:
- the LOC139901876 gene encoding uncharacterized protein, with protein MNDKGIVRGLAVSMQANDQKRGRKQKSAKMLQNWQSVPISFPKMRSEDFYEMPIVISCKIAQTGITIMKVHVDNGSSVDIIYEQCFVQLLESIRENLQSTTASLTGFAGESSLPIGLLSLNIELFDENDASLVRQAQLDFYVMRTSSRYNMLLGRSALGKFGIVPSTIHGMIKFTTRKGIAMISSASVVPICAAVNVKTAVQKIVDVADNMVAVNPGYHDQKIKIGCNIAQLLVQYMDVFAWCENDMTGVPRHIAEHRLNVNPALKPAVQKRRGMAPDRAKWLCEEVTKLVAAGILREVQYQSWITNPVLVKKHDGSWRMCIDFKDLNKACPKDNYPLPEIDLKVESLHAFLYKCFLDAARGYYQIPMAREDANKTAFHTGKGIFSYIMMHFGLINAGATYQ; from the exons ATGAATGATAAAGGAATTGTTCGTGGTCTTGCTGTCAGTATGCAAGCAAATGATCAAAAAAGGGGAAGAAAGCAAAAATCGGCAAAAATGCTTCAAAATTGGCAGTCCGTGCCAATAAGTTTTCCCAAAATGCGAAGCGAAGATTTCTATGAAATGCCGATAGTAATATCGTGCAAAATCGCGCAGACAGGAATCACAATtatgaaagttcatgttgataatggtagTAGCGTTGACATTATTTATGAGCAATGCTTTGTTCAACTGCTAGAGAGTATTAGGGAAAATTTACAATCAACCACAGCCTCGCTGACTGGTTTTGCGGGAGAATCTTCATTGCCTATAGGGCTGTTGTCTttaaacattgagctttttgatgaaaatgatgctaGTTTAGTGCGGCAGGCACAACTAGATTTCTATGTCATGCGGACTTCTTCTCGCTACAATATGTTATTAGGCAGATCTGCGTTGGGTAAATTCGGAATCGTTCCATCTaccattcatggcatgattaaatttACAACGCGTAAAGGCATTGCAATGATCAGTTCAGCGAGCGTCgtgcctatttgtgcggctgtcAATGTGAAAACTGCAGTTCAAAAAATTGTTGATGTTGCGGACAACATGGTAGCGGTTAATCCTGGCTATCATGATCAAAAAATTAAAATTGGATGCAAT ATTGCGCAGTTACTCGTGCAGtatatggatgtttttgcttggtgcgaaaatgatatgactggtgttccccGTCATATAGCGGAACACAGACTTAATGTAAACCCTGCTTTAAAACCTGCAGTTCAGAAGCGTAGAGGCATGGCCCCGGATCGCGCTAAGTGGCTATGCGAAGAAGTAACAAAGCTGGTGGCAGCTGGTATTTTGCGTGAAGTGCAATATCAATCATGGATTACGAATCCAGTTTTGGTGAAAAAGCATGATGGCTCGTGGAGAATGTGCATTGACTTTAAAGATCTAAATAAAGCATGCCCTAAAGATAAttatccgcttccagaaattgatttaaaagtggAATCATTACATGCTTTTTTatataaatgttttttggatgcgGCAAGGGGATATTATCAGATCCCCATGGCTAGGGAGGATGCAAATAAAACAGCTTTTCACACAGGCAAAGGCATATTTTCTTACATAATGATGCATTTTGGTTTAATCAATGCAGGTGCAACATATCAGTGA
- the LOC139901877 gene encoding uncharacterized protein produces MKLNPLKCSFDETEGKFLGYLVTEQGIQANPKKIAAIENMIVPKMVKEVQSLTGKLAALMRFLSKAAERQLPFFKTLKGCLKQKSFVWTSEAETTFQEMKKLLKTLPTLIAPIKGEILYLYISMANEAFGSVLVAERDKIQKLVYFVSKALARSEINYAPIEKFVCALILISRRLGRYFQGHPVHVLSNMSVKQVLTKPEISCRLALWAVELGAYEISYLPRNAIKGQVLADYLAEMSEGFGAGLVLASPSGEEHTYALRFNFDVTNNEAEYEALLAGLNITHKMNVTKLRAFTDSQLVANQFSGSFDAHDPSMQKYLKLLQELAARFENFELAQVPRSQNKKADALSKLAALTFSHFQNQVWVEELPSKSIDNDLIIEEEQPNWIEPILQYIRNSVLPKDKHEAHLVREQAPMYIIQNDILYRYKTIAAKIMRMGYFWQSLYRDVAKIVKRCKSCQRFDILRELVSDDGAQIAKDPFKTWCTDLNIVQKFTSMAHPRANGLCEVTNRDIVSVIPAEILVPTHRVANFDEEVNGEALCENLNLIEERRLMATIREVNNKQQIARYYNKRVRALSFDVGEWVLRNNDASRAEKLGKLGPNWEGPYQVVAINAAGSYTLADIEG; encoded by the exons ATGAAGCTTAATCCGTTGAAGTGTAGTTTTGACGAAACTGAAGGAAAATTTTTGGGCTATCTTGTCACTGAGCAGGGTATTCAAGCTAACCCAAAGAAGATAGCGGCCATTGAAAACATGATCGTGCCTAAGATGgtcaaagaagtgcaaagtttgacgggtaAGTTAGCCGCGTTAATGCGTTTCTTGTCCAAGGCCGCTGAAAGGCAATTACCATTTTTCAAAACTTTGAAAGGCTGCTTAAAACAAAAAAGTTTTGTATGGACAAGCGAAGCTGAAACCACGTTTCAGGAAATGAAGAAGTTGTTGAAAACATTGCCTACGTTAATAGCACCAATTAAAGGCGAAATTCTTTACCTTTATATATCGATGGCAAATGAAGCTTTTGGTTCAGTTTTAGTTGCAGAAAGGGATAAAATACAAAAGCTAGTGTATTTTGTCAGTAAAGCTCTCGCGAGaagcgaaataaactatgcgcccatTGAAAAGTTTGTGTGCGCGCTTATATTAATATCGCGAAGGTTGGGGAGATATTTTCAAGGGCACCCGGTACATGTGCTAAGTAACATGTCAGTCAAGCAAGTTTTAACAAAACCAGAAATATCTTGTAGACTTGCGTTATGGGCAGTAGAGTTAGGTGCTTATGAAATCTCTTACCTTCCACGCAATGCTATAAAAGGCCAAGTTTTGGCTGATTACCTTGCAGAAATGTCTG AAGGTTTCGGTGCGGGTTTAGTGTTAGCAAGCCCAAGTGGTGAGGAGCACACATACGCGCTACGCTTCAATTTTGATGTAACAAATAATGAAgctgaatatgaagcattgcttgcgGGTTTAAATATCACGCATAAAATGAATGTTACCAAGTTGCGCGCTTTTACAGATTCGCAGCTAGTAGCAAATCAGTTTAGCGGCTCTTTTGATGCACATGACCCCTCAATGCAAAAATATTTGAAGTTATTGCAAGAATTAGCTGCGCGGTTTGAGAATTTTGAGCTTGCCCAAGTTCCAAGAAGTCAAAATAAGAAAGCGGACGCGTTGAGTAAGCTGGCCGCTTTAACATTTTCGCATTTTCAAAACCAAGTTTGGGTCGAGGAATTGCCAAGTAAATCAATAGACAATGATTTAATTATTGAAGAAGAACAGCCAAATTGGATAGAACCAATTCTGCAATATATCCGCAATAGTGTTTTGCCAAAAGATAAGCACGAAGCTCATTTAGTTCGTGAGCAGGCACCAATGTACATCattcaaaatgatattttatatc GTTATAAAACCATCGCGGCCaaaattatgcggatgggttaCTTTTGGCAATCTTTATATCGCGATGTTGCAAAGATTGTTAAGCGTTGCAAGAGTTGTCAAAG ATTCGATATTTTACGCGAATTAGTTAGCGATGATGGtgctcaaatagcgaaagatccttttaaaaCATGGTGCACTGATTTGAATATAGTTCAAAAGTTTACGTCAATGGCACACCCACGGGCTAATGGCTTATGTGAAGTGACTAACCGTGACATTGTGAGCG TAATACCCGCTGAAATTCTTGTGCCAACGCATAGAGTTGCTAACTTTGATGAAGAAGTAAATGGTGAAGCCTTATGCGAAAATTTGAATTTAATTGAAGAGCGAAGGTTAATGGCTACTATAAGGGAGGTAAATAATAAACAGCAAATCGCCAGGTATTACAACAAAAGAGTGCGCGCATTATCTTTTGATGTAGGTGAATGGGTGCTGCGAAATAATGATGCGAGTAGAGCAGAAAAACTTGGTAAATTGGGACCTAACTGGGAAGGTCCTTATCAAgttgtggcaattaatgcggcaggATCATATACACTCGCAGATATAGAAGGGTGA